In Monomorium pharaonis isolate MP-MQ-018 chromosome 3, ASM1337386v2, whole genome shotgun sequence, a genomic segment contains:
- the LOC118644643 gene encoding uncharacterized protein LOC118644643 — protein MSQFNNGNVSFELQIQNNTLVSNLGKFQIMSSNNTKPNRVQLSDVLNTTKLVKLEGYVKSNFASIHNSKLNKTIGCGSITDGVYKLEVHIIDFNEDNYHKELIQKGNKIELTGIIQNTDLPYLMVNTTNDIKKIEGFMSISSLLKGTKSLKKRMIENNEEPQITVQIPTTTSSGSPVDVRNVELWIFNGSVLDVQWTSTGSFKLP, from the exons ATGTCACAGTTTAATAATGGAAACGTTTCATTCGAActacaaattcaaaataacaCCCTGGTTTCCAATTTaggaaaatttcaaataatgtctTCTAATAACACTAAACCAAATCGAGTTCAATTAAGTGATGTATTAAATACAACTAAACTTGTCA aactgGAAGGTtatgtaaaatcaaattttgcaagtatacataatagtaaattaaataagacgATTGGCTGTGGATCTATCACAGATGGTGTATATAAACTTGAAGTAcacattattgattttaatgagGATAATTATCACAAAGAACTCATACAAAAAgggaataaaatagaattgaCTGGAATAATACAGAACACAG aTCTTCCATATTTAATGGTTAACACTacaaatgacattaaaaaaatagagggATTCATGTCAATATCATCCCTTTTAAAAGgaacaaaaagtttaaaaaaaagaatgattgAAAATAACGAAGAACCACAA ataaCTGTCCAAATTCCTACGACGACGTCCAGTGGAAGTCCAGTGGACGTACGTAATGTGGAACTATGGATTTTCAATGGCTCTGTTttggatgtccaatggacgtccactggaagtttcAAACTTCCATGA
- the LOC118644644 gene encoding uncharacterized protein LOC118644644 — protein MSEELENQQHLLSNESIPELQLIFTLKPEMDRRRYNIQRINEVAAVFSTTADGEIPESYVTIRNKNTKTLQSVSTMDPNVEPWIYPLFYPYGTQGWHCHLKKLNSNRRITRGQYIKHRMAIRDDFNVFLLGRRLFQQWLVDNYVKIEKDRMNFCRAHQKELRSETYQGLIDYMQNMANNLNGHIGKMVILPSTFIGLPRNMLQNYQDAMAIVAKFGKPDLFITMTCNPKWREIEENLLYDQQASDRPDIFMKHMIHGPCANWCLVNGQCSKRYPRNFLEETKMDEDGYPYYRRRNTGTTFERPGGYTVDNRNVVPYCPILSIIFNCHINVEIVSSIKSVKYLYKYIYKGHDAAAITIEPITNNTVINHDEIHDYIEARYVGPVEASWRILGKKLQDKSHSIIRLPVHLPNEQNVIIENDSIEEAMTTAVNQVTMLIDYFALNLRDTEARKYLYTEIPHYYTFKKEKINGKNVSHWVKRHNYFNCIGRMYSVSPTQIELFHLRLLLLTIKGATSFNNLRTVNGETYQTFSETCLALGLIEDDDEWIRAMNEAVEWMMPRQLRKLFVRILLHCQPLHPEQLWKSFKVAISEDYIRHLGTLQGQRKAYEQINAMLLAEGKSFADFPQMEQLAENNEEEDYVTLEQAMEIDVFIWDEAPMAPRYALDIMDRTLRDIMNNDLPFGGKIVILGGDFRQLLPIKVREMGDGKLNDSNDNIQIPECCIAPSDADIVTDIYGDLIQKRDFNKIAKCAILSARNIDVDEINKRVVELLNVTEERIYTSVDSAVNCGDNGDIGESLLPEYLNSLSPSCLSPHELRLNI, from the exons ATGAGTGAAGAATTAGAAAATCAACAACATTTACTATCTAATGAGTCGATACcagaattacaattaatatttactttaaaaccTGAAATGGATCGACGTCGATATAATATCCAAAGAATAAATGAAGTTGCTGCCGTTTTTTCTACAACTGCAGATGGAGAAATCCCAGAATCATATGTTACAATAcgcaataaaaatactaaaacttTACAAAGCGTTAGTACTATGGATCCAAATGTTGAACCATGGATATATCCATTGTTTTATCCATATGGTACTCAAGGATGGCattgtcatttaaaaaaattaaacagtaaTAGACGAATAACTAGAGGACAATATATTAAGCATCGCATGGCTATTCGTGATGActttaatgttttcttattaGGACGACGTTTATTCCAACAATGGCTTGtagataattatgtaaaaattgaaaaagatagaatgaaTTTTTGTAGAGCTCATCAAAAAGAATTACGCTCTGAAACATATCAGggtttaattgattatatgcaaaatatggcaaataatttaaatgggCATATTGGGAAAATGGTTATACTTCCTTCTACATTTATCGGTTTACCACGtaatatgttacaaaattatcaagatgcaatggcaattgttgctaaattTGGTAAACCAGATCTTTTTATCACAATGACTTGTAATCCAAAATGGCgtgaaattgaagaaaatcTCTTGTATGATCAACAAGCTTCTGATAGACCTGATATTT tTATGAAACATATGATACACGGACCTTGTGCCAATTGGTGTTTAGTAAATGGACAATGCTCAAAGCGTTATCCGAGAAATTTTCTGGAGGAAACCAAGATGGATGAAGATGGTTATCCTTACTATCGTCGACGAAATACTGGTACAACTTTTGAACGTCCCGGCGGATATACAGTTGATAATCGTAACGTTGTTCCATATTGTCCTATTTTGTCGATTATATTCAATTGCCATATTAATGTTGAAATAGTTTCCAGCATTAAGtcggttaaatatttatataagtatatatataaaggtcATGATGCTGCTGCTATAACAATTGAaccaataacaaataatacagTTATTAATCATGATGAAATACATGATTACATCGAAGCTCGTTACGTAGGACCTGTAGAAGCTAGCTGGCGTATACTCGGTAAAAAGTTACAAGATAAAAGTCATTCTATAATTCGTTTACCAGTTCATTTGCCAAATgaacaaaatgtaattattgaaaatgatTCCATTGAAGAAGCAATGACTACTGCTGTAAATCAAGTCACTatgttaattgattatttcgcACTAAATTTACGTGACACAGaagcaagaaaatatttatatacagaaaTTCCACACTATTATactttcaaaaaagaaaaaattaacggCAAAAATGTATCACACTGGGTAAAAcggcataattattttaattgcatagGTCGTATGTATTCTGTGAGTCCAACacaaatagaattatttcatttacgattattattactaactaTTAAAGGAGCtacaagttttaataatttaagaactgTAAATGGAGAAACTTATCAAACATTTTCAGAGACATGTTTAGCTTTAGGTTTAATTGAAGATGATGATGAATGGATACGAGCTATGAATGAAGCTGTTGAGTGGATGATGCCACGACAATtacgtaaattatttgtacgcattttattacattgtcaACCATTACATCCTGAACAACTTTGGAAAAGTTTTAAGGTAGCAATATCGGAAGATTATATAAGACATCTCGGTACACTACAAGGACAAAGAAAAGCTTACGAACAAATTAATGCTATGCTTTTAGCTGAAGGAAAAAGCTTTGCTGATTTTCCACAAATGGAACAATTAGCAGAAAATAACGAAGAGGAGGATTACGTGACATTAGAACAAGCTATGGAAATTG atgtcTTTATTTGGGATGAAGCTCCCATGGCACCACGATATGCTCTAGATATTATGGATCGAACACTCCGTGATATTATGAATAATGATTTACCATTTGgtggaaaaattgttatattggGTGGTGATTTTAGACAACTTCTTCCAATTAAAGTACGAG aaatggGTGATGGGAAATTGAATGATTCTAATGACAATATTCAAATTCCTGAATGTTGCATAGCTCCATCTGATGCAGATATTGTTACAGATATATATGgtgatttaatacaaaaaagagattttaataagataGCTAAATGTGCGATACTTTCAGCGAGAAATATTGATGTAGACGAAATTAATAAACGAGTTGTTGAATTACTAAATGTAACAGAAGAACGAATTTATACAAGTGTAGATAGTGCTGTAAACTGCGGTGATAATGGTGATATTGGTGAATCTTTATTaccagaatatttaaatagtttgTCTCCATCATGTCTTTCTCCTCAtgaattacgtttaaatatttaa